One Propionispora vibrioides DNA window includes the following coding sequences:
- the trmB gene encoding tRNA (guanosine(46)-N7)-methyltransferase TrmB, protein MRLRRKPWIDEAIKDYEDIVRFGPLEELAGCWQTEFGRTAPLYVELGTGKGRFISELAERHRDINFIGIEAQQDVLFYAARKVRDKGLTNVRLLVFDINGITNIFAPGEVDRFYINFCDPWPKARHAKRRLTYRGFLEKYRSLLKTDGELHFKTDNRTLFDFSLEEFRESGLRLRNVTYDLHAEGAPGRSENIMTEYEEKFSAKGTKINRAEILFS, encoded by the coding sequence ATGAGACTCAGGCGAAAGCCCTGGATTGATGAAGCAATCAAAGATTATGAGGATATCGTACGGTTTGGTCCGTTAGAGGAGTTGGCCGGCTGCTGGCAGACGGAATTTGGCCGGACAGCGCCGCTTTATGTGGAACTGGGAACCGGTAAGGGCCGGTTTATTTCTGAACTGGCCGAGCGTCACCGGGACATTAATTTTATCGGCATTGAAGCGCAGCAGGATGTGCTATTTTACGCTGCACGGAAAGTTCGCGATAAAGGGTTGACCAATGTGAGGCTGCTGGTGTTTGATATCAACGGCATTACCAACATTTTTGCTCCCGGTGAGGTAGACCGGTTTTATATCAATTTCTGCGACCCCTGGCCTAAGGCGCGTCATGCCAAACGGCGGCTCACGTACCGTGGCTTTCTGGAAAAGTATAGAAGCCTACTAAAGACGGACGGTGAGCTTCACTTTAAAACTGACAACCGGACACTGTTTGATTTTTCGTTGGAGGAATTCCGGGAGAGCGGCCTGCGGTTACGTAATGTCACTTATGATCTTCACGCCGAGGGTGCGCCTGGCCGGAGCGAGAACATTATGACCGAATACGAAGAAAAATTCAGTGCTAAAGGTACAAAGATTAACCGGGCGGAAATATTATTTTCATGA